A single window of Sphingobium sp. SCG-1 DNA harbors:
- a CDS encoding SDR family NAD(P)-dependent oxidoreductase: protein METVLITGGAGFIGRFVAKELLNRGNNVRVLDSLIEQVHGGTGRPDDLDDDVELIEADVRDGDAVKRALRGIDSVIHLAAEVGVGQSMYEVERYTSVNDVGTAVLFEKLIDNPVRRVVTASSMSIYGEGLYRDADGGLVENAERTALRDHQRNWEPVDGQGRPLSPVATPEWKRPNLASIYALNKYVQERTTHIMTAPYGMEGVCLRLFNVYGPGQALSNPYTGVLAIFASRLLNGQSPMIFEDGEQRRDFVHVSDVARAFADALTLPQAVGGTYNIGSGQDRSVNEVARELARAMGKNRIEPEIVGKARTGDIRHCFCDTTKAHDDLGFQAQTDFGEGLAELAEWVAQQTASDRVEQARAELEARGLVA from the coding sequence ATGGAAACGGTATTGATTACTGGCGGCGCGGGGTTTATCGGTCGTTTCGTTGCAAAGGAACTCCTAAATCGCGGCAATAATGTCCGTGTTCTCGATAGCCTCATAGAACAGGTGCATGGCGGCACTGGCAGACCTGACGATCTTGATGACGATGTAGAATTGATAGAGGCCGATGTTCGCGACGGAGACGCGGTTAAGCGTGCTCTACGTGGAATTGACAGCGTCATTCACTTGGCGGCCGAGGTCGGCGTAGGTCAATCGATGTACGAAGTCGAACGCTATACGTCGGTGAACGACGTCGGCACCGCCGTACTTTTCGAAAAGCTGATCGATAATCCCGTTCGTCGCGTCGTGACTGCCTCGTCGATGAGCATCTATGGGGAGGGTCTCTATCGCGATGCCGACGGCGGGCTGGTCGAGAATGCCGAGCGTACCGCGCTACGCGATCATCAGCGCAATTGGGAACCCGTCGACGGACAGGGACGCCCGTTGTCGCCGGTCGCCACGCCCGAATGGAAGCGGCCTAACCTGGCCTCGATCTACGCGCTCAACAAATATGTTCAGGAGCGCACAACGCACATCATGACCGCGCCGTATGGCATGGAAGGCGTCTGCCTGCGCCTGTTCAACGTCTACGGACCGGGGCAGGCACTTTCCAATCCCTATACCGGCGTGCTGGCGATCTTCGCCTCGCGTTTGCTGAACGGCCAGTCGCCGATGATCTTCGAAGATGGCGAACAGCGCCGCGACTTTGTGCATGTGAGCGACGTTGCCCGCGCCTTCGCCGATGCGCTCACATTGCCGCAGGCGGTGGGGGGCACCTACAATATTGGCTCAGGTCAGGACCGCTCCGTCAACGAAGTTGCCCGCGAACTCGCCCGCGCGATGGGCAAGAACCGGATCGAACCGGAGATCGTCGGTAAGGCGCGGACCGGCGACATCCGCCACTGCTTCTGCGATACCACCAAGGCGCACGACGATCTTGGCTTTCAGGCGCAAACAGACTTCGGCGAAGGCTTGGCCGAACTCGCCGAGTGGGTCGCGCAGCAGACCGCCAGCGATCGCGTGGAGCAGGCGCGGGCGGAGCTTGAGGCACGAGGACTGGTCGCATGA
- a CDS encoding NAD-dependent epimerase/dehydratase family protein, translating into MTAGDPRPVLVTGGAGFIGCNLADRLATDGHDVIVLDALRRPGVQRNLDWLLERHPCRIRAVIDDIRESSVIFSFMKEAKAVFHMAAQVAVTTSMTDPQEDFDINLRGTFNVLEAARQCGTRPPVIFASTNKVYGDLGDVPLALTAGAYRPTDDAISANGIGEDRPLDFHTPYGCSKGGADQYVLDYARSYDLPTAVLRMSCIYGQRQMGTEDQGWVAHFLIRALEGAPITLYGDGHQVRDILDVSDAVDAYLGLWRNIDRLSGRAYNLGGGPQNAVSLRQLLGHVEDLLGTSLDIRFSDWRAGDQRYFVADRRAVDAALGLNRPKDWREGVEALLQWLRTEREPVDAPMAVQA; encoded by the coding sequence ATGACCGCTGGCGATCCCCGGCCCGTACTCGTGACCGGCGGGGCAGGCTTCATCGGCTGCAACCTCGCCGATCGCCTTGCGACCGACGGGCACGATGTGATCGTGTTGGACGCGCTGCGGCGGCCCGGCGTGCAGCGCAATCTCGACTGGCTGCTGGAGCGTCACCCTTGTCGCATCCGCGCGGTCATCGACGATATACGGGAATCATCCGTCATCTTCAGTTTCATGAAAGAGGCCAAGGCCGTCTTCCATATGGCCGCGCAAGTCGCCGTGACGACCAGCATGACCGACCCGCAGGAAGATTTCGACATCAACCTGCGCGGCACCTTCAACGTGCTCGAAGCGGCACGGCAATGCGGCACCCGCCCGCCGGTGATCTTCGCCTCCACGAACAAGGTCTATGGCGATCTTGGCGATGTACCCCTTGCGTTGACGGCCGGTGCGTATAGGCCGACCGACGACGCGATTTCCGCAAACGGCATTGGCGAAGATCGCCCGCTCGATTTCCACACACCCTATGGCTGCTCAAAGGGCGGCGCGGACCAGTATGTACTGGACTACGCCCGCAGCTACGACTTGCCGACGGCGGTGCTCCGGATGAGCTGCATCTACGGTCAGCGACAGATGGGCACCGAGGATCAGGGTTGGGTCGCGCATTTCCTCATACGAGCGCTCGAAGGCGCGCCGATCACGCTATATGGCGACGGGCATCAGGTGCGCGACATCTTGGACGTATCCGATGCCGTTGACGCGTATCTGGGTCTTTGGCGCAACATCGATCGGCTAAGCGGGCGTGCCTATAATCTGGGCGGCGGGCCGCAGAATGCCGTCAGCCTCCGCCAGTTGCTTGGCCATGTCGAGGATCTGCTCGGCACCTCGCTCGACATCCGTTTCTCCGACTGGCGCGCGGGCGACCAGCGTTACTTCGTCGCCGACCGTCGCGCAGTCGATGCGGCGCTCGGATTGAACAGGCCGAAGGACTGGCGCGAGGGCGTCGAGGCGTTGCTGCAATGGCTCCGCACGGAACGGGAGCCTGTCGATGCACCCATGGCGGTACAGGCATGA
- a CDS encoding glycosyltransferase family 4 protein, with protein sequence MSRTRLLMTADAVGGVWQYATDLAAALQPLGYETILAVLGPAPTSAQRQEAERIAGVTVRHVPVEVDWLASGPDEIAAGRAMLGQLARELRVDLVQINSPAFIGCGTFNVPTIGVMHSCVGTWWDAMEGSALPSDFLWRTRMIAEGLGNADAIVAPSRAFAEAVQRHYRLLRQPHVVHNGRTAVLAAPRAMHDCAITIGRLWDAAKNVRVLDAAAAKLAIPFKAIGAVTGPNSETVTLEHLHMIGQRDNQAVAECLAARPIFVSAARYEPFGLAVLEAAQAGCALVLSNIPTFRELWEGVATFVDPQDAQGFADAIEAIVGDIPRRREAGKRARKRASRYTAQAMARGMDTIYRSLMQQKAAA encoded by the coding sequence ATGAGCCGAACGCGCCTGTTGATGACCGCCGATGCGGTGGGCGGCGTCTGGCAATATGCCACCGATCTCGCCGCTGCGCTCCAGCCGCTCGGCTATGAGACGATCCTGGCGGTCCTTGGTCCTGCGCCCACGAGCGCGCAACGGCAGGAGGCGGAGCGGATCGCGGGAGTAACCGTGCGGCATGTACCCGTGGAAGTGGACTGGCTGGCGAGCGGTCCAGACGAAATTGCGGCAGGGCGCGCCATGCTGGGCCAACTGGCGCGCGAATTGCGCGTCGATCTCGTCCAGATAAACAGCCCGGCCTTCATCGGCTGCGGCACATTCAATGTGCCAACCATCGGCGTCATGCATAGCTGCGTCGGCACATGGTGGGATGCGATGGAGGGCAGCGCCCTGCCGTCCGACTTTCTGTGGCGCACCCGGATGATCGCGGAAGGACTGGGGAACGCCGACGCTATCGTTGCACCTAGCCGCGCCTTTGCCGAAGCGGTGCAGCGGCATTATCGCCTCCTTCGCCAGCCTCACGTCGTGCACAATGGCCGCACAGCGGTTTTGGCAGCACCGCGAGCCATGCACGATTGCGCCATCACGATCGGGCGGTTGTGGGACGCGGCTAAGAACGTCCGCGTGCTGGATGCCGCGGCGGCCAAGCTGGCCATCCCGTTCAAGGCTATCGGCGCGGTTACTGGTCCGAACAGCGAGACGGTAACGCTCGAACATCTGCACATGATCGGTCAACGCGACAATCAGGCTGTCGCGGAATGCCTCGCAGCCCGCCCGATCTTCGTATCGGCAGCACGCTACGAGCCTTTTGGCCTCGCGGTGCTGGAAGCAGCCCAAGCAGGATGCGCATTGGTCTTGTCCAACATCCCGACCTTCCGAGAGCTTTGGGAGGGCGTCGCAACCTTTGTCGATCCGCAGGATGCGCAGGGATTCGCTGACGCTATCGAAGCCATCGTCGGCGACATTCCCCGCCGCCGCGAGGCGGGCAAACGCGCCCGCAAACGGGCCTCCCGGTACACGGCGCAGGCGATGGCGCGCGGCATGGACACCATTTACCGCAGCCTCATGCAACAGAAAGCCGCCGCATGA
- a CDS encoding glycosyltransferase, with protein MKIVYFTHSLQSCWNHGNAHFLRGVLRELAALGHEVVALEPEGNWSLANLLADHGTAGLMPFRDAYPSLRSRSYQTVPEALGYLDDADLVIVHEWNEPALVAAIGSARLHGGHFTLLFHDTHHRAVSDPDAIHAFDLECYDGVLAFGEALRQVYRDWGWGNRVWTWHEAADVRHFHPPFMERQRAGLVWIGNWGDGERTQELESYLFEPARAAELPLDIHGVRYPEEALATLERYGVAYRGWAPNARAPEIFARHLATVHVPRRYYTTILPGIPTIRVFEALACGIPLVSAPWEDSENLLRVGQDFLMAQDGKAMTAHLRAIAHDADLRSALVRNGLETIRARHTCAHRVRELLDIVGTLRPDQEMATPQLEGSVA; from the coding sequence ATGAAGATCGTCTATTTCACGCATTCGCTGCAATCATGCTGGAACCACGGCAATGCCCATTTCCTGCGCGGCGTATTGCGCGAATTGGCAGCGCTCGGTCATGAGGTGGTGGCGCTCGAACCGGAGGGCAATTGGAGCCTCGCCAACCTGCTTGCCGATCACGGCACGGCAGGGCTGATGCCGTTCCGCGACGCTTATCCAAGCTTGCGGAGCCGCAGCTACCAAACGGTGCCCGAGGCTTTAGGCTATCTCGACGATGCCGATCTGGTGATCGTCCACGAATGGAACGAGCCCGCGCTGGTCGCCGCAATAGGCAGCGCCCGGTTGCACGGCGGGCACTTCACCCTGCTTTTCCATGACACGCATCACCGTGCCGTCAGCGATCCCGATGCGATCCATGCGTTCGATCTGGAGTGCTATGACGGCGTTCTCGCGTTCGGCGAAGCCTTGCGCCAGGTCTATCGGGATTGGGGTTGGGGCAACCGCGTCTGGACGTGGCATGAGGCGGCGGACGTTCGGCACTTCCACCCGCCTTTCATGGAGCGGCAGCGCGCCGGTCTCGTCTGGATCGGTAACTGGGGCGATGGCGAGCGGACGCAGGAACTGGAAAGCTACCTGTTCGAGCCTGCGCGCGCGGCGGAGTTGCCGCTCGATATCCATGGTGTGCGCTATCCGGAAGAGGCGCTTGCGACCCTTGAGCGTTATGGCGTCGCCTATCGCGGCTGGGCGCCTAATGCCCGCGCACCAGAGATATTCGCGCGGCACCTTGCGACCGTCCATGTGCCGCGCCGCTACTATACGACGATATTGCCGGGCATTCCGACGATCCGCGTGTTCGAGGCGCTCGCCTGCGGTATCCCGCTCGTTTCGGCACCTTGGGAGGACAGCGAAAACCTGTTGCGGGTGGGTCAGGACTTCCTGATGGCGCAGGATGGCAAGGCGATGACCGCGCATCTGCGTGCGATCGCCCATGATGCCGACCTCCGCAGTGCACTGGTGCGCAATGGCCTTGAGACCATCCGTGCCCGCCACACTTGTGCGCACCGTGTCCGCGAATTGCTGGACATCGTCGGCACGCTACGGCCCGATCAAGAGATGGCTACCCCACAACTCGAAGGGAGCGTCGCGTGA
- a CDS encoding glycosyltransferase, which produces MKIAFYGSSLLSSYWNGAATYYRGILRELAARGHAITFYEPDAFDRQQHRDIDPPEWARVVVYPATAEALAEVIAEAAQADVVVKASGVGVFDDELLEGVMASAAPHALRIFWDVDAAATLDEMRGQADHVVRRALPKLDMVLTYGGGQPVIDAYRGFGARTCIPVYNALDPTSHFPVPPDPDFQCDLAFLGNRLPDREARVEEFFLRAAALLPDRSFLIGGNGWESKAMPANVRHRGHVYTAQHNAFNCTPLAVLNVARDSMASIGFSPATRVFEAAGAAACLITDAWEGIEMFLTPNEEVLVARDGQDVADHLSALTVERAREIGLAALARVKAEHTYALRGAQVDEILSTQASMLSAARLERA; this is translated from the coding sequence GTGAAGATCGCCTTTTACGGGTCCAGCCTGCTATCCTCCTACTGGAACGGCGCGGCGACCTATTATCGCGGCATATTGCGCGAATTGGCAGCGCGTGGGCACGCCATCACCTTCTATGAACCCGACGCGTTCGATCGCCAGCAGCATCGTGATATCGATCCGCCGGAATGGGCGCGCGTCGTGGTCTATCCCGCGACGGCCGAAGCATTGGCCGAGGTGATCGCCGAAGCAGCGCAAGCCGATGTCGTCGTAAAGGCGAGCGGTGTCGGCGTGTTCGACGACGAACTGCTCGAAGGCGTAATGGCGTCCGCCGCACCGCATGCGTTGCGCATCTTCTGGGATGTGGACGCGGCGGCGACGCTTGATGAAATGCGGGGGCAAGCGGATCACGTGGTTCGTCGCGCCCTGCCGAAGCTGGACATGGTTCTGACCTATGGCGGCGGGCAGCCGGTGATCGACGCCTATCGCGGGTTTGGCGCGCGAACTTGTATCCCGGTCTATAATGCGCTCGATCCGACGAGCCACTTCCCGGTCCCGCCGGATCCGGATTTCCAGTGCGATCTCGCTTTCCTCGGCAACCGCCTCCCCGACCGGGAGGCACGTGTGGAAGAGTTCTTCCTGCGCGCTGCCGCGCTGCTGCCTGATCGGTCATTCCTGATCGGCGGCAATGGGTGGGAGAGCAAGGCGATGCCCGCAAACGTCCGCCATCGCGGCCATGTCTATACCGCGCAGCATAATGCCTTCAATTGCACGCCGCTGGCCGTCCTGAATGTGGCCCGCGACAGTATGGCAAGCATCGGTTTCTCGCCTGCCACGCGCGTGTTCGAAGCGGCGGGCGCTGCCGCCTGCCTTATCACTGACGCATGGGAGGGGATCGAGATGTTCCTCACGCCCAATGAGGAAGTACTGGTCGCCCGCGACGGGCAGGACGTAGCCGACCATCTCTCCGCACTGACGGTCGAGCGCGCGCGGGAAATCGGTCTGGCCGCTCTGGCCCGCGTGAAGGCGGAGCATACCTACGCGCTACGCGGTGCGCAGGTTGATGAAATCCTGTCCACGCAGGCATCCATGCTCTCGGCAGCAAGGCTGGAAAGAGCATGA
- a CDS encoding glycosyltransferase, producing the protein MKLVVLGLSLSSSWGNGHATTYRALLAAFAARGHEILFLERNVPWYANARDFDQPDYCQLAFYETLDDLAEWREAIAGADAVMVGSYVPDGIAVGQFVQQVARGTTAFYDIDTPVTLAALERGDCAYISPELIPGYDIYFSFTGGPTLSRLEQQYVSPAARPLYCSVDVQSYMPLDVPKQWDLSYLGTYSDDRQPTLERLLIEPARARPDLRFVVAGPQYPDTIEWPDNVERIAHLPPAQHAAFYSASRYTLNVTRADMIVAGWSPSVRLFEAAACGTPIISDVWPGLDSVFELESEILPATSGEDVVAALDREGARIGEAARRRVLTAHSAEHRAAELEAYLKAAHASAASAALAQNAQ; encoded by the coding sequence ATGAAGCTCGTCGTCCTGGGCCTCAGCCTGTCGTCGTCGTGGGGCAATGGCCATGCCACGACGTACCGGGCGCTCCTTGCGGCCTTTGCCGCGCGCGGGCACGAGATACTGTTCCTCGAACGTAACGTCCCCTGGTATGCGAATGCGCGGGACTTCGACCAGCCGGATTATTGCCAACTCGCCTTCTACGAGACTCTGGACGACCTTGCAGAATGGCGCGAAGCCATTGCCGGGGCCGACGCCGTCATGGTGGGTTCCTATGTTCCGGATGGCATTGCTGTCGGCCAGTTCGTGCAGCAAGTCGCGCGAGGAACGACCGCTTTCTATGACATAGACACGCCGGTCACACTGGCAGCGTTGGAACGAGGCGACTGCGCCTATATTTCGCCCGAGTTGATCCCCGGATACGACATCTATTTCTCGTTCACGGGTGGTCCAACCCTCTCGCGGCTAGAGCAGCAATATGTTTCTCCGGCGGCGCGCCCGCTCTACTGCTCGGTCGACGTGCAGTCTTACATGCCGCTGGATGTGCCGAAACAGTGGGACTTGAGTTACCTCGGCACCTATAGCGACGACCGCCAACCGACATTGGAGCGGCTACTGATCGAACCTGCTCGCGCCCGTCCTGATCTGCGCTTTGTCGTGGCAGGGCCCCAATATCCCGATACGATCGAATGGCCGGACAATGTCGAGCGGATCGCGCATCTCCCCCCGGCGCAGCATGCCGCCTTCTATTCCGCCTCCCGCTATACATTGAACGTGACGCGTGCCGACATGATCGTGGCAGGCTGGTCGCCTTCAGTGCGGCTGTTCGAAGCGGCGGCATGTGGCACGCCTATCATCTCGGACGTCTGGCCGGGCCTCGACAGTGTGTTCGAACTGGAGTCGGAAATACTGCCTGCGACAAGCGGAGAAGACGTGGTGGCGGCACTCGACCGGGAGGGCGCGCGCATCGGCGAAGCGGCGCGCAGGCGCGTCCTTACCGCTCACAGCGCAGAGCATCGCGCCGCCGAACTTGAGGCCTATCTGAAGGCCGCTCACGCATCGGCGGCTTCGGCAGCGCTCGCACAAAACGCACAATGA
- a CDS encoding UDP-glucuronic acid decarboxylase family protein yields the protein MTRTEETYILVAGGAGFIGSHLCRALLDSGHSVICVDNLLTSRRENLRDLEPHPRFTFIEADIVEPLPEQLRAPDLKISRIYNMACAASPPLYQADPEHTMLTNVMGSDRLLRLAEEKGARFLLSSTSEVYGDPEQHPQREEYRGWVSCTGPRACYDEGKRAAEAMTFDFARLGRADVRVARIFNTYGPNMDPNDGRVVSNLLCQALTGQEITIYGDGSQTRSFCYVSDMVDGLMALMEAEVDGLTPINLGNPEEYSVAELAEQVIALVGTRAKVVHKPLPIDDPRRRRPDINLARQHLGWVPKVPLAEGLAHTCAWFSTEVSANEGLCPIAAE from the coding sequence ATGACACGCACGGAAGAGACCTACATCCTTGTTGCAGGCGGGGCGGGCTTCATCGGTTCGCACCTGTGCCGCGCCTTGCTCGATTCTGGCCATTCGGTGATCTGCGTCGATAATCTGCTGACGTCGCGTCGTGAGAACCTGCGCGATCTGGAGCCGCATCCCCGTTTCACGTTCATCGAGGCCGATATCGTCGAGCCGCTGCCCGAGCAACTGCGCGCGCCCGACCTGAAGATCAGCCGCATCTACAACATGGCCTGCGCCGCATCGCCGCCGCTCTATCAGGCGGACCCGGAACATACGATGCTCACCAATGTGATGGGCAGCGACCGGCTATTGCGACTTGCGGAAGAAAAGGGCGCGCGCTTCCTGCTGAGTTCCACCAGCGAAGTCTATGGCGATCCGGAACAGCACCCTCAGCGCGAGGAATATCGCGGATGGGTCAGCTGCACTGGTCCGCGCGCCTGTTATGACGAGGGCAAACGCGCAGCCGAAGCGATGACGTTCGATTTCGCCCGGCTCGGCCGTGCAGACGTTCGCGTCGCGCGAATTTTCAATACCTACGGCCCGAACATGGACCCCAATGACGGGCGCGTGGTCTCGAACCTGCTATGTCAGGCGCTGACGGGGCAGGAGATCACCATCTATGGCGATGGATCGCAGACGCGCAGCTTTTGCTATGTGTCGGACATGGTTGATGGGCTGATGGCGTTGATGGAGGCTGAAGTAGACGGTCTAACGCCAATCAATCTTGGCAATCCGGAGGAGTATAGCGTGGCCGAGCTAGCCGAGCAGGTGATCGCTCTGGTCGGCACCCGCGCGAAGGTTGTACACAAGCCGTTGCCCATCGACGATCCGCGCCGCCGCCGTCCCGACATCAACCTCGCCCGTCAACATCTTGGATGGGTGCCTAAAGTGCCTCTTGCCGAGGGACTGGCGCATACCTGCGCATGGTTTTCCACGGAAGTCAGCGCGAACGAAGGGTTGTGCCCGATCGCGGCCGAATGA
- a CDS encoding host attachment family protein: MQLSHNALVAVVDGSKMLFFRNEGDAVHPNLTVEYGEEKPNPPDRDQKTDAQGQRPSSATPGQESTAETDYHRQAKDEFAAHAAEELKARALRNDFDDLVIVAAPKVLGEMRKHYHKEVSARIRAEVPKDLTGHTPDRIEAILSEKV, from the coding sequence ATGCAATTGTCGCATAACGCCCTGGTAGCGGTCGTCGATGGCAGCAAGATGCTGTTTTTCAGGAATGAGGGGGATGCGGTCCATCCGAACCTGACTGTCGAATATGGGGAAGAGAAGCCCAACCCGCCGGATCGCGATCAGAAGACCGACGCACAGGGACAAAGGCCGTCAAGCGCCACCCCCGGTCAGGAGTCCACTGCCGAAACGGATTATCATCGCCAAGCCAAGGACGAGTTTGCCGCACATGCCGCCGAGGAATTGAAGGCGCGCGCGTTGCGCAATGATTTCGACGATCTCGTGATCGTCGCCGCACCGAAGGTGCTGGGCGAAATGCGCAAGCATTACCACAAGGAAGTATCTGCACGGATACGGGCGGAAGTACCCAAGGATCTGACCGGCCACACGCCAGACCGGATCGAAGCCATATTGTCGGAGAAAGTGTAG
- a CDS encoding MBL fold metallo-hydrolase, with protein MRIHHLNCGTCCPVGGRLFDGASDGPLARLVCHCLLIETESGLVLVDTGFGTRDIAHPRERLSNFFRALNNIQLRTQETALAQVRALGLDPADVRHIVITHLDFDHAGGIEDFPNAIVHVTAREKDAASHRNGGAFVGTRRYRPQQWDEDVSWRLYPFGTGEGWFGFDAVRDLEGLPPEILLIPLAGHTWGHSGVAVQGPDGWLLHAADAYFYRGEIGSKAYECPPGLRGYQSLMEVDRGARLRNQARLRQLSLEHGEHVRIFCAHDAVEFDLLSSAA; from the coding sequence ATGCGTATCCACCACCTGAATTGCGGCACCTGCTGTCCGGTCGGGGGACGCCTTTTTGACGGCGCGTCCGACGGACCGCTGGCACGGCTCGTCTGCCACTGCCTTTTGATTGAAACGGAGAGCGGGCTGGTGCTGGTGGATACCGGCTTCGGTACACGCGACATTGCGCATCCGCGGGAGCGACTGTCTAACTTCTTTCGCGCCTTGAACAACATTCAACTTCGCACTCAAGAAACCGCGTTGGCGCAGGTCAGGGCGCTGGGGTTGGATCCGGCAGACGTTCGTCACATCGTCATCACCCATCTTGATTTCGACCATGCAGGTGGAATTGAGGATTTCCCCAACGCTATAGTGCATGTGACGGCGCGCGAAAAAGATGCCGCTTCCCATCGCAATGGCGGCGCATTCGTTGGCACGCGGCGCTATCGCCCGCAGCAATGGGATGAGGATGTGTCCTGGCGGCTGTACCCGTTTGGCACCGGAGAAGGCTGGTTCGGTTTCGACGCAGTGCGCGATCTGGAAGGATTGCCGCCGGAGATATTGCTGATTCCGCTGGCCGGGCATACGTGGGGCCATTCCGGTGTGGCGGTGCAAGGACCGGACGGCTGGCTGCTCCATGCGGCAGATGCCTATTTCTACCGCGGGGAGATCGGATCGAAAGCCTATGAATGCCCACCCGGCCTGCGCGGATACCAGAGCTTGATGGAGGTCGATCGCGGTGCCCGGCTGCGCAATCAGGCGCGTCTGCGGCAACTGTCGCTCGAGCATGGCGAGCATGTTCGCATCTTTTGCGCGCATGACGCGGTTGAGTTCGATTTGCTCAGCAGCGCCGCATGA
- a CDS encoding patatin-like phospholipase family protein, whose amino-acid sequence MTPNEMAGTSIGLILAGGIGLGAFQAGLFEALQEESGLRIEVVAGSSIGAINGAIIAGNAPENRLAMLSRFWQRVETETFAALPNFMENDGWHKVQSITSTIMARIGGVPGLLRPSAVAFTKAGCGPSLYDASPTRQTLEELVDFGLLNSGSVRFCLCATDIETGEPVFFDTHAGDRITPAHILASGALMPNLPVVEIDGRFFSDGGLSANAPMEPFLSSERQGDLPRWMVLADLFTRRGAPPQSLAEAAERANDLKYAMQTHVRLAGLVRERRLEAAAPQKSGGRGTDLIVVDHHEPDEPSRMEKVFDFSRATLRRRWFAGREAAQAALEQIRKGGAEAAPGLRVHDLT is encoded by the coding sequence ATGACTCCGAACGAAATGGCGGGTACTTCGATCGGGTTGATCCTCGCGGGCGGCATCGGCCTGGGCGCATTCCAGGCCGGACTATTCGAGGCTTTACAGGAAGAGTCGGGGCTCCGGATTGAAGTTGTTGCGGGATCGTCTATCGGCGCCATCAATGGCGCGATCATTGCCGGCAACGCGCCCGAAAACCGGCTGGCGATGCTCAGCCGCTTCTGGCAGCGAGTGGAAACCGAAACCTTTGCCGCTCTCCCAAATTTTATGGAGAATGATGGCTGGCATAAAGTGCAGAGCATCACGAGCACGATAATGGCGCGCATCGGCGGCGTTCCGGGATTGCTGCGCCCATCCGCTGTCGCATTTACCAAGGCGGGCTGTGGCCCGAGCCTCTATGATGCCTCGCCCACGCGCCAGACGCTTGAAGAACTCGTGGATTTCGGTCTGCTTAATTCCGGTAGCGTGCGCTTCTGCCTTTGCGCGACGGATATCGAAACTGGTGAGCCAGTCTTCTTCGACACCCATGCAGGGGACAGGATCACGCCTGCCCACATCCTCGCCAGTGGCGCGCTGATGCCCAATCTTCCGGTGGTCGAGATAGACGGGCGGTTTTTTTCCGACGGAGGCCTGTCCGCCAACGCGCCGATGGAGCCTTTTCTTTCATCGGAGCGGCAGGGCGACCTGCCACGATGGATGGTCCTGGCCGATCTGTTCACGCGTCGCGGAGCGCCGCCGCAGTCCCTGGCCGAGGCGGCAGAGCGCGCAAATGATCTGAAATACGCGATGCAAACGCATGTGCGTCTGGCAGGGTTGGTGCGGGAACGAAGGCTTGAAGCCGCGGCACCGCAAAAGAGCGGTGGGCGGGGAACCGACCTTATCGTGGTCGATCATCATGAACCCGATGAGCCTAGCAGGATGGAGAAGGTGTTCGACTTCTCGCGCGCGACGCTACGCCGGCGTTGGTTCGCGGGCCGTGAAGCCGCGCAAGCGGCACTCGAACAAATACGAAAGGGAGGGGCGGAAGCTGCACCGGGTCTTCGCGTTCACGATCTGACGTAA
- a CDS encoding DNA-deoxyinosine glycosylase — MSNADDLKRGLPPIVDADTRLLILGSLPGDKSLQASQYYAHPRNHFWNLVGGVIDVPLRALDYSDRLATLRQHRIGLWDVVASASRRGSLDAAMRDIEPNMLVDFVGTLPNLAAVAFNGKTAFMQGVKALAPVKELALIPLPSSSPAHAVDLSVKYAAWTALREVLRS, encoded by the coding sequence GTGAGCAATGCCGACGATCTTAAACGGGGACTACCTCCGATTGTTGATGCCGACACGCGCTTGCTCATCCTTGGCAGTCTCCCCGGCGACAAGTCATTGCAGGCGAGCCAATATTACGCACATCCGCGCAACCACTTCTGGAATCTGGTAGGCGGCGTAATAGACGTACCACTCAGGGCGCTGGATTATTCCGATCGGTTGGCTACGCTCCGACAGCACCGGATCGGGCTTTGGGATGTGGTGGCGAGCGCCAGCCGGCGCGGCAGTCTGGATGCCGCCATGCGGGACATCGAACCCAATATGCTGGTGGATTTCGTAGGCACGCTGCCCAATCTGGCCGCGGTCGCATTCAATGGGAAAACGGCGTTCATGCAAGGCGTGAAAGCCTTGGCGCCCGTGAAAGAGCTGGCGTTGATCCCACTGCCATCCAGCAGCCCCGCACACGCCGTCGACCTTTCGGTAAAGTACGCAGCCTGGACGGCATTGCGCGAAGTGCTGCGATCTTAA